GCCTGCGGGCTGGTCTTTCATTACCTCCTGATAAGCACCAACGGGATCCTGCGGTCCTGCAAGATGATCCGCAAGTCGCTGATGACGATGGCGATTGCCTGTTTGATGAACATCGCCCTTAATTTTTTCATCGTTTTCCACACGAGGCTTGGTTTTTGGGGCATAGCCCTCTCGACGGTCTTCAGTGTATTCGCGGGAAGCATGCTCAACCTCTGGCATTGCAGGATATTTGTAGATAAAGCCAGGACGTTTTCTTTCAGGATAGTCCGCGATGTTGTTTCCATCGGGTGGCCGGCGGGGGCCACGCAGGCGATGTGGCAGGTCCATTCAATGGTGATGTTCCTCATACTCAGTTCATTGCCGGAAAAAAGCATAGAGATCCTCGCAGCCCTCGCAGCGGGTACCAGGATAGAATCGGCGATCTTCCTTCCCGCGATAGCCTTCAACATGGCCAACGCGGTGAT
This portion of the Syntrophorhabdaceae bacterium genome encodes:
- a CDS encoding MATE family efflux transporter, whose protein sequence is ACGLVFHYLLISTNGILRSCKMIRKSLMTMAIACLMNIALNFFIVFHTRLGFWGIALSTVFSVFAGSMLNLWHCRIFVDKARTFSFRIVRDVVSIGWPAGATQAMWQVHSMVMFLILSSLPEKSIEILAALAAGTRIESAIFLPAIAFNMANAVIVGNLIGEGKKKDAFRGGLVTTLMGVSIVVLLTVVVITGARWIAPLLSHNETVIAETVRYLYISMLSEPFMALWIILGGGLSGAGDTRSIMFNVIAGIWLVRIPLSYICVVLLGLSAASVWWTMNLSQLIMAVFMTRRYWQRKWLM